CGGGACGACACGGTTGTTCTCGTCCCAGACCTGGGTCATGCCGAGCTTCTCGCCCAGGACACCCTTGATCTGCTTTGCCATCTCTTCCGCGCCTCTCAGAGCTTGATCTCGATGTCGACGCCGGCCGGAAGGTCCAGGCGCATCAACGAGTCAACGGTCTTGGGCGTCGGGTCGAGGATGTCGATCAGGCGCTTGTGCGTACGCATCTCGAAGTGCTCGCGCGAGTCCTTGTACTTGTGCGGCGACTTGATGACGCAGTACACGTTCTTCTCAGTGGGCAGCGGCACCGGGCCCGCGACCGACGCACCAGTGCGAGTCACCGTCTCGACGATCTTCTTCGCCGAAGAGTCGATGACCTCGTGGTCGTAGGCCTTGAGCCGGATGCGGATCTTCTGTCCCGCCATGGCTACTCAGTAGTCCTGTTCTCTCGAAACGCTCTGGCCCCCGGGCGGCTCGCGACACTTGCACATCGCGCCTGTCTCCGACCCACGCGGTCGGGCGTGTCGCATTCCCTCTTCGTACGAAATCCCGAAGGACTTCCCTGCGAGGGGATGCGGGCCCGATGCCCACGAGATCGGGGACGAAAGTCCACCGGGAGCCTGGCCGGTACCCCGCTGACGCTTCCCAGAAGATTCCCGTACGTCCGCCCCATTGCTGCCGTGAGCGGCAGATAGGACGACGAGTACTGTGGGACTCGCTTCCGGTCCTCCCGACGGGAGGCGCGCAGCATCGGCACTCAACCGAGCAACCTGAGCAGTGTGCCATATGCCCCGGAGCCCTGGCCAATCGCGGCCGGAGAGCGTACCCCACGGGGGGACGGGCGAACCCCGGGGCTGACGGCGGGCGCGTCAGCCGGCCGGAGGGTACCGGTCGAAGACCGGGCGGACGGCGTCGAGCAGGGCGGCGCGCTCGGCGGCCGGTGGAGCGCCGGTCTCGTCGCGGTACCAGTAGTGGTCGAGGTAGGTCTCCGGCGTGAAGTCCCGGTCGAGGACGTACGGGCTCATGTCGAGACCCGCCTCCAGGTCGAGGTCGATGCCGTTCTCCCCGCAGTACGCCGTCAGCCCGTCCGCCACGTGCCAGTGAGCGCCGTCGTACCAGCACACCCCGGTCGCCGTCAGGAGCTCCGCACCGGTGTCAGGATCGGCCACGGTCATGTTCTCGTACGCCTTCGTACGGTCCCCCGCGTACCGCATCAGGTCGTCGGGGACACCCCGGTAGTAGGACAGCTGGTGCGCGAACTCGCCCGGCGGGCCGGGGTAGTTCAACTCGCCCTCGTGCTCGAACGCGAGCAGCAGCGCCCGCCCGCCGTCGGTGAAGTACCACTTGACCGACTGGCCGCCGCTGTCGTTCCACGCGAACCGCGTCGCGCCGTCCACCCGGTAGGACACCGACTCCTGCGAGAAGGACGCGGGCCCGGCCGACAGGGCACCGACGATCGCGGCCCGCCGCCGTAGCTCCCCCAACGGGGTCGCGTCCAACTCCGCGAGCATGTACGCCCCGGCCTGCTCCATGTCGTCCACCATGCCCGGCAGTCAACCGGCGCCCCGGCCCACCGGGCAACCCGGACTCTCACGCTCCGCAACCGGGGATGCCGCAGAGCGTGGAGGCGCCTTCGCGATCACACTCGGCGCGGCGTCACGGACCTGGGGCGTGTCCGGTGAATCGGGCGTCCGGATCAGCGGTCCATCCACTCCGGCATCCACGCGTCGTCCGGGGTACGGGGCCCTGAGGTGCGCAGATGGTCGCGCAACGCGGTCAGTACGGGGTGCCGGTCCCCGGCCCGGAACAGCAGCACGTGCGGGTACACCGGGGTCGGTTCGCGCAACGGGACGCGCCGCAGATCGTGAGTCTGGGGCCACAGGTACCGGTCCCCGCTGCCGACGAGGGTGGCCAGCGAGTCCGAGTCCGCCAGCGCGTCCATCAGCGCCTCGTCACCGAAGTGGGGGCCGAGCGCGTCGATGCTCAGACCGAAGGCCCCGGACAGCGACTGGTAGAACGCCGCCCACTCCGTGCCCGGCCTGATCCCGGGAATCCAGATGCGGTGGCCGGCCAGATCCGCGGGCCTGACCCGAGGCACGTTCGCCAAGGGGTGGCCGGGCCCGACCAGGAGCTCCAGGGGTGAGTCCAGGAGTCGTTCGGCGCCGATCCCGGCGGGGGCCTGGCTCACCGGCAGGGCGCGGAAGGACGCGTCGACGGTTCCTTCGAGCACCGCCTGGACGGCCTGGGCGGCGTTCTCGTTGCCCAGTGTGACCGCGTCCAGGTTCATCCCGGTGTGATGGCGGTAGAACTGGTAGACGGCCTGGGCCGGAGCGATGCGCCGGTTGAGGACGTCGACGCGCAGGGGCCGGGTGCCCGGGCGTACGGCCCGCTCGGCCTGCTCGAAGGCGGCAAGGACCCTCTTGGCGTGCGGCAGGAAAAGCTGCCCGTCCAGGCTCAGCCTGGATCCCCGCGAGGTTCGCACCAGGAGCATGACCTCAACGTGTTTCTCCAGGGTCGCGATCCGCTTGGAGACCGCCTGCTGGCTGATCCCGAGCTCGTCGGCCGCTGCCCCGAACTGGCCGGTCCCGGCGACGGCCACGAACGTCCGCAGAGTTTCGACATCCACGGCTTCAACCTACTTCCACAACGACCGGTTGTGCCCGAGAGGCCGTGCGGTTGTTTGATCGCTCCCTCTTCGGGGTGGTGGGATCGTCGTATGTCCACCCGCACAGAACAGATCATGTATGTCCGGTCACCCGAGTTCACGCGCCACGCGGAGCGAATCGCCGAGGTGACCGACGCGACGTCCCGCCTGAACGTGCTGCCGTTCAGCGACACCGAAGGCCGTGCGGAACTACTTTCCGTTGTGTTCGGTGGCCCGCTCACGGAGTCGGTGACGATCTACCCGCCGTTCTTCACCGAGCACGGACTGAACACGACGTTCGGGAAGAACGTCTTCGTCAACCAGGGATGCACGTTCATGGACAGGGGCGGAATCCGCATCGGCGACGGTGTCATGATCGCCCCGAAGGTCAGCCTCATCACCGGGGGCCACCCTCTGCCGCTCGCCGAGCGTCGCGAGTACCTCACCTACGCCCCGATCGTCATCGAAGATCGAGTGTGGATCGGGACGTCCGCCGTGATCTTGCAGGGCGTGACCATCGGCGCGGGTGCGGTGGTCGCCGCAGGTGCGGTGGTCAGTCGCGATGTGCCCGCCCACACCCTGGTCGCGGGAGTCCCCGCCCGGGTGGTCAAGACGACCGACTGAGCCCGGCCGGGCCGCCGGCCCGGGGGTGAGCGGCACATCCGCGCTCTGATCCCGATGCCGAGGGTCGGAACTCCGGACCACTGGGCCGTCGGCCGCCGTGCGGCGGGGCCGGTCTCCTGCCACTGCGGATCGCGTACGGGCGGCCCCGTTGTCGAACCGGACGAGGCCGCCGCAGGTCTCAGCGCTCGGAGGCGTACGCGAGAAAACCGACCCGGACGATCGAGACGGCGGAACAGGTGACCGCGGAACTCGCCGCCAGGGCGGCCACCCACGGCCGACTGTCGGGGCGGGACTTCCTGCTGGAGCTGCACAGGGCGGACGACGGGCACGTGCTCCGTATCGAGGTGACGGACACCCGGGGCGACCGCCTCCCCGTGCTCGACCGCGAACAGCCCTCTCCGGACGACGAGTCGGGGCGTGGGTTGCTGCTGGTCGAGGCACTGGCGGACCGGTGGGGAGTGGTGTCGGGTCCGGTGCCGCGCAAGACGGTGTGGGCGGAGCTGGACCTCGTACGCCCCGACTCACCCGTGCGGGTGAATACGCCCAACTGAGCGGCGGATGGGGCGGATTGTCCTCTTATGATCAGCGAAACAGCTGCGATGGCATATGCCGAAGGCATGCCCCGCCCCATCGAACTACCCCACAGGAACCCGAATGGTCAGCGCGCCCCACGAGGCGATGCACCGCATCTTCCAGGAGTACCCGGGGCTGTTCTCCCGCGTCTCCGAGGTGCTGGGCGTCGCCTTCTCCCCACC
Above is a window of Streptomyces sp. NBC_01498 DNA encoding:
- the rpsJ gene encoding 30S ribosomal protein S10 translates to MAGQKIRIRLKAYDHEVIDSSAKKIVETVTRTGASVAGPVPLPTEKNVYCVIKSPHKYKDSREHFEMRTHKRLIDILDPTPKTVDSLMRLDLPAGVDIEIKL
- a CDS encoding LysR family transcriptional regulator, producing MDVETLRTFVAVAGTGQFGAAADELGISQQAVSKRIATLEKHVEVMLLVRTSRGSRLSLDGQLFLPHAKRVLAAFEQAERAVRPGTRPLRVDVLNRRIAPAQAVYQFYRHHTGMNLDAVTLGNENAAQAVQAVLEGTVDASFRALPVSQAPAGIGAERLLDSPLELLVGPGHPLANVPRVRPADLAGHRIWIPGIRPGTEWAAFYQSLSGAFGLSIDALGPHFGDEALMDALADSDSLATLVGSGDRYLWPQTHDLRRVPLREPTPVYPHVLLFRAGDRHPVLTALRDHLRTSGPRTPDDAWMPEWMDR
- a CDS encoding DapH/DapD/GlmU-related protein, with amino-acid sequence MSTRTEQIMYVRSPEFTRHAERIAEVTDATSRLNVLPFSDTEGRAELLSVVFGGPLTESVTIYPPFFTEHGLNTTFGKNVFVNQGCTFMDRGGIRIGDGVMIAPKVSLITGGHPLPLAERREYLTYAPIVIEDRVWIGTSAVILQGVTIGAGAVVAAGAVVSRDVPAHTLVAGVPARVVKTTD
- a CDS encoding ATP-binding protein, which encodes MRIAYGRPRCRTGRGRRRSQRSEAYARKPTRTIETAEQVTAELAARAATHGRLSGRDFLLELHRADDGHVLRIEVTDTRGDRLPVLDREQPSPDDESGRGLLLVEALADRWGVVSGPVPRKTVWAELDLVRPDSPVRVNTPN